ATCCCGCCTCCCTGATTGGACTCGACCTCAAAGTCCTCTACCGCACGCTTGACGTGGGTGACCGCATAGTCGGCGTTCTATGCGTTCGGTATGCCACCAGTGAGGCGCTCACGGCCGACAGCGCGCGATTGTTGGACGCGCTGTCGTACTACGCGGCTCTGGGTGTAGAGCGCGTGCGATTGGAGGCCACGGCGGAACGGGCGGAGGCGGAGCGCCGCATGGAACTGCTGCGCAGCGCCCTGCTCATGTCGGTCTCACATGATTTGCGCACGCCGCTGACCACCATCAAGGCGCTGGCGCACGAAATCCAGGCGACAGACGCGAACAGCGCCGCGCGCATCATTGAAAACGAGGCGGATCGACTGGACCGATTGGTGGGCGACCTGCTGGAACAGTCGCGCATTCACGCGGGTGCCGTGCAGCCCGTGCCCGCGGTGAACACCGTGGACGAGTTGATTGGGGGCGCACTGCAGCAGGCGCAGGGTGCCCTGGCGTCGCATCCCGTGGACGTGAGGCTGCCGGACGAGATGCTCATTGCCTCGTTTGACCTGACGCAGTCGACACGCATCCTCGTCAATCTGCTGGAGAATGCGGCCAAGTACTCACCGGAATCGGCCGCCATTGAGATCAGTGCCCGACGGGATGCGGAGCACGTGATCATCGAAGTGGCGGATACGGGGGCTGGTGTCGCTGCGGGCGAACGGGATCGCATCTTCGAGCCGTTCTATCGGCCGGCCAGCACGCCGCCGGATGCACGCGGCACGGGGCTGGGGTTGTCCATCGCGCGCGGATTGGCGGACGCGCAAGGCGGCACACTGGAGTACAGGCCACGCACAGGCGGCGGCGCCGTGTTTGTGCTGGCGCTGCCGGCGGCGGAGGGGCCGCCGGGGTAAGACGGGAGACGGGAGACGGGAGACTCAACTTTTGTAAGTTCTTTGCGAGATTGCAGGCAATGATTGTGCGCCATTCACGAATCGCCACGCATCCTCCGGGTGTCCCGAACCAGAGAGGAGTGCTTCCATGCTGGACCTGCTCTACATCGCCGGAACGATCCTGTTCTTCGCGCTGATGCTGCTGTACGTGGCAGCCTGCGAGGCGTTGGGAAAGCGCACCGCGGCTGACGCCTCCGAGGATCGCGCCAAATGACGACCGAATCGGTCATCGCGCTCGCGCTTGCCGCCGCGATCTTCGCCTATCTCGTGTACTCACTGCTCCGCCCTGAGCGGTTTTGAGGCCTGGTCATGACCATGAATGGCTGGATGCAGATCGCGATCTTCTCGTTG
The Gemmatimonadaceae bacterium genome window above contains:
- the kdpF gene encoding K(+)-transporting ATPase subunit F yields the protein MTTESVIALALAAAIFAYLVYSLLRPERF
- a CDS encoding DUF4118 domain-containing protein, giving the protein MRRQSWRQWLLWMGALVGATLLLLLARDRMDKAHVALVYLLVVLGASAAAGRAVGLTTAGVAFVVFNYFFLPPYHTLIIADPLDFLVLVTFLPTGIVAAQLLHRARSTAEAALARALEVDRLATLGAETLAAPSAKDALQAIAEVIRLSLAADAVELYRRESSGTLHRTTVAPQDRTASTAGNTLTGWFGKTVHLAVQLPDGTTRLDPASLIGLDLKVLYRTLDVGDRIVGVLCVRYATSEALTADSARLLDALSYYAALGVERVRLEATAERAEAERRMELLRSALLMSVSHDLRTPLTTIKALAHEIQATDANSAARIIENEADRLDRLVGDLLEQSRIHAGAVQPVPAVNTVDELIGGALQQAQGALASHPVDVRLPDEMLIASFDLTQSTRILVNLLENAAKYSPESAAIEISARRDAEHVIIEVADTGAGVAAGERDRIFEPFYRPASTPPDARGTGLGLSIARGLADAQGGTLEYRPRTGGGAVFVLALPAAEGPPG